A genomic segment from Malus domestica chromosome 05, GDT2T_hap1 encodes:
- the LOC103419819 gene encoding protein root UVB sensitive 2, chloroplastic isoform X1, giving the protein MNLLEKIKMQKKEPDKAPAPPEVPAYWIETSESVSYRCEFDPTGQLSVKILDDSRPVFRKVGDSFVNKFFPSGYPYSVNEGYLRYTQFRALQHLTSAALSVLSTQSLLFAAGLRPTPAQATVVSWVLKDGMQHMGKIICSNLGARMDSEPKRWRILADVLYDFGTGMEVLSPLCPQLFLQVAGLGNFAKGMAVVAARATRLPIYSAFAKEGNLSDLFAKGEAISTVFNVIGIGAGIQLASTVCLSMQGKMVVGPLLSMVHVYCVIEEMRATPINTLNPQRTAMIVADFLKTGKVSSPADLRYREDLLFPGRLIKDAGNVRVGRSFHEVIKPSKLGELKEIFPEEKFLLNRGNKGVDMILEQNATGEDALRGWLVAGYAADIEKSFHVPSSSALEEAYEKMNDVFGPFVSELQAKGWHTDRFLDGTGSRFSWGSNVATDNNSSRY; this is encoded by the exons ATGAACTTGCTG GAGAAGATAAAGATGCAGAAGAAGGAGCCAGATAAAGCTCCAGCCCCTCCTGAGGTGCCGGCGTACTGGATTGAAACTTCCGAGTCGGTCTCCTACCGTTGCGAGTTTGACCCCACGGGTCAACTTTCT GTGAAGATTCTTGATGATTCGAGGCCAGTATTCCGTAAGGTCGGTGACTCGTTTGTCAATAAATTTTTTCCCTCGGGATATCCATATAG TGTAAATGAAGGATATCTCAGATACACACAATTCCGGGCACTGCAGCACTTAACCAGTGCAGCCCTTTCAGTGCTTTCAACTCAG TCACTCCTATTTGCTGCAGGCTTGCGACCAACCCCTGCACAGGCAACTGTTGTAAGCTGG GTTCTAAAGGATGGGATGCAGCACATGGGAAAGATTATATGTAGCAATCTGGGCGCAAGAATGGATTCTGAGCCTAAACGTTGGAGAATTTTGG CTGACGTGCTCTATGACTTTGGCACTGGCATGGAAGTTCTTTCTCCTTTGTGTCCgcagctttttcttcaagtcgCAGGTTTAGGCAATTTTGCAAAG GGGATGGCAGTTGTTGCAGCGAGAGCAACAAGATTACCAATTTATTCGGCCTTTGCAAAAGAGGGCAATCTTAGTGATCTGTTTGCCAAAGGGGAGGCAATCTCAACTGTGTTCAATGTCATTGGAATAGGAGCAGGGATCCAATTAGCATCTACTGTCTGCTTGTCTATGCAAGGAAAG ATGGTTGTTGGGCCTCTTCTTTCAATGGTGCATGTATACTGTGTTATTGAAGAAATGCGGGCAACTCCTATCAACACATTGAATCCACAGAGGACTGCAATGATTGTGGCTGATTTTCTTAAGACAGGAAAAGTATCAAGCCCGGCTGACCTGAGGTATCGGGAAGACCTCCTATTCCCGGGGCGACTCATAAAGGATGCCGGAAATGTAAGAGTGGGAAGGTCTTTCCACGAGGTCATTAAGCCTTCAAAACTTGGtgaattgaaagaaatattCCCCGAAGAAAAGTTTCTTTTAAATCGTGGAAACAAAGGGGTTGACATGATATTGGAGCAAAATGCTACCGGTGAAGACGCATTGAGAGGGTGGCTTGTTGCTGGATACGCTGCAGATATAGAGAAGTCTTTTCATGTGCCGAGCTCAAGCGCACTGGAAGAGGCTTACGAGAAGATGAATGACGTATTTGGTCCATTTGTATCGGAACTGCAGGCCAAGGGGTGGCATACCGATCGATTTCTCGATGGAACAGGAAGCCGTTTTTCGTGGGGGTCGAATGTAGCTACAGATAATAATTCTTCAAGATATTGA
- the LOC103419819 gene encoding protein root UVB sensitive 2, chloroplastic isoform X2: MIRGQYSVRSVTRLSINFFPRDIHIGLRPTPAQATVVSWVLKDGMQHMGKIICSNLGARMDSEPKRWRILADVLYDFGTGMEVLSPLCPQLFLQVAGLGNFAKGMAVVAARATRLPIYSAFAKEGNLSDLFAKGEAISTVFNVIGIGAGIQLASTVCLSMQGKMVVGPLLSMVHVYCVIEEMRATPINTLNPQRTAMIVADFLKTGKVSSPADLRYREDLLFPGRLIKDAGNVRVGRSFHEVIKPSKLGELKEIFPEEKFLLNRGNKGVDMILEQNATGEDALRGWLVAGYAADIEKSFHVPSSSALEEAYEKMNDVFGPFVSELQAKGWHTDRFLDGTGSRFSWGSNVATDNNSSRY; encoded by the exons ATGATTCGAGGCCAGTATTCCGTAAGGTCGGTGACTCGTTTGTCAATAAATTTTTTCCCTCGGGATATCCATATAG GCTTGCGACCAACCCCTGCACAGGCAACTGTTGTAAGCTGG GTTCTAAAGGATGGGATGCAGCACATGGGAAAGATTATATGTAGCAATCTGGGCGCAAGAATGGATTCTGAGCCTAAACGTTGGAGAATTTTGG CTGACGTGCTCTATGACTTTGGCACTGGCATGGAAGTTCTTTCTCCTTTGTGTCCgcagctttttcttcaagtcgCAGGTTTAGGCAATTTTGCAAAG GGGATGGCAGTTGTTGCAGCGAGAGCAACAAGATTACCAATTTATTCGGCCTTTGCAAAAGAGGGCAATCTTAGTGATCTGTTTGCCAAAGGGGAGGCAATCTCAACTGTGTTCAATGTCATTGGAATAGGAGCAGGGATCCAATTAGCATCTACTGTCTGCTTGTCTATGCAAGGAAAG ATGGTTGTTGGGCCTCTTCTTTCAATGGTGCATGTATACTGTGTTATTGAAGAAATGCGGGCAACTCCTATCAACACATTGAATCCACAGAGGACTGCAATGATTGTGGCTGATTTTCTTAAGACAGGAAAAGTATCAAGCCCGGCTGACCTGAGGTATCGGGAAGACCTCCTATTCCCGGGGCGACTCATAAAGGATGCCGGAAATGTAAGAGTGGGAAGGTCTTTCCACGAGGTCATTAAGCCTTCAAAACTTGGtgaattgaaagaaatattCCCCGAAGAAAAGTTTCTTTTAAATCGTGGAAACAAAGGGGTTGACATGATATTGGAGCAAAATGCTACCGGTGAAGACGCATTGAGAGGGTGGCTTGTTGCTGGATACGCTGCAGATATAGAGAAGTCTTTTCATGTGCCGAGCTCAAGCGCACTGGAAGAGGCTTACGAGAAGATGAATGACGTATTTGGTCCATTTGTATCGGAACTGCAGGCCAAGGGGTGGCATACCGATCGATTTCTCGATGGAACAGGAAGCCGTTTTTCGTGGGGGTCGAATGTAGCTACAGATAATAATTCTTCAAGATATTGA
- the LOC103419820 gene encoding uncharacterized protein has product MKMDSEAAQKAPSNNPSVMLASLLSRRAKLQDELRGIEKQVYDLETSYLQDPTQCGNVLKGFEGFLSSSKNTNLLKRSRKFQPEDRMFSLSSVTSPAAEELAAARDDGRSDFGPGRSKGGIYGNGQGKPKKGRPAPRDAKRIRPSSEQDYDYEDDAEMS; this is encoded by the exons ATGAAAATGGATTCAGAAG CTGCGCAAAAAGCGCCGAGCAATAATCCGTCGGTAATGCTCGCTTCTCTTCTGAGCAGGAGAGCCAAGCTTCAAGATGAACTCCGAGGGATTGAAAAAcag GTCTATGATTTGGAGACTAGTTATCTGCAGGATCCAACTCAATGTGGAAATGTATTAAAAGGTTTTGAAGGGTTTCTATCATCATCCAAGAACACTAACCT CTTGAAGCGGTCTAGGAAATTTCAGCCTGAAGATAGGATGTTTTCATTATCTTCTGTCACATCACCAGCA GCTGAGGAACTTGCGGCTGCACGGGATG ATGGGAGATCAGACTTTGGTCCAGGTCGGTCCAAAGGCGGTATATATGGGAATGGGCA AGGAAAGCCAAAGAAGGGAAGACCTGCACCGAGGGACGCGAAGAGAATCAGACCTTCAAGCGAACAAGATTACGACTATGAAGATGATGCTGAGATGTCATAG